A window of the Tripterygium wilfordii isolate XIE 37 chromosome 12, ASM1340144v1, whole genome shotgun sequence genome harbors these coding sequences:
- the LOC120010278 gene encoding protein FAR1-RELATED SEQUENCE 8-like isoform X1, with protein sequence MTDDDITILGGEPLSPSPNLGIPLEGSGNSEQLLGEEGSELDIEGNDLVIEGNDLEIMDHDLQIEDGDIENDCKQMLNIESNDHESDREGMALVDSQSGESLGKNYHPPAVGMEFESYDDAYNYYNCYAKDLGFAIRVKSSWTKRNSKEKRGAVLCCNCEGFKMIKEANSRRKETRTGCPAMIRLRLVESNRWRVDEVKVEHNHLFDPERAQNSKSHKKMDAGTKRKAEPAVDVEVRTIKLYRTPVVDQGGYGSSMSNEGESSHHVDRSKRLTLKEGDAQTINNYFSQAQLGNPNFFYLMDLTDDGYLRNVFWIDSRSRAAYGYFGDVVLFDTVYLSNNYEIPLLAFVGLNHHRQSLLLGCGLLADESFDTYIWLFRAWLTCMSGRPPQTIITDRCKTMQGAVAEVFPRAHHHFCLPYVMQSILQNLGGLHESEAFQMVLNRTVYDSLKVDEFELAWEDMIQHFGIMDHEWLRALYEERERWAPVYSKDTFFAGLSTFQKGESIYPFFDGYVHQQTSLKEFFDMYELVLQKKNHKEACDDFESRNSSPMLKTRCSYELQLSKLYTNEILRKFQDEVVMMSSCFSIEQVQGNGSLVTYTIKERDCDDNLRDARNYEVMYDKAGFEVRCICSCFNFKGHLCRHALCVLNYNGVEEIPFQYILSRWRKDFNRLYVPDLGSDTVDISNPVQWFDHLYKRAMQAVDEGMISQEHYMVAWQAFKESLNKVRLVVDKHV encoded by the exons ATGACCGACGACGATATCACGATCCTCGGCGGCGAGCCCCTTTCACCGAGCCCTAACCTTGGAATTCCT CTAGAAGGTTCTGGAAACAGTGAACAGTTGCTTGGGGAAGAAGGAAGTGAGCTTGATATTGAAGGTAATGATCTTGTGATTGAAGGGAATGACCTTGAAATTATGGACCATGATCTTCAAATTGAGGACGGGGACATTGAAAATGACTGCAAGCAGATGCTTAATATTGAAAGCAATGACCATGAAAGTGACAGAGAGGGGATGGCTTTAGTTGATAGCCAAAGTGGGGAATCTCTAGGAAAGAATTACCATCCTCCTGCTGTGGGAATGGAGTTCGAATCATATGATGATGCTTATAACTATTATAATTGCTATGCTAAGGATCTGGGGTTTGCTATTAGGGTAAAATCTTCATGGACAAAACGTAATAGCAAAGAGAAACGAGGTGCAGTACTTTGTTGCAACTGCGAGGGTTTTAAGATGATTAAAGAAGCTAACAGTCGTAGAAAGGAAACAAGAACAGGTTGTCCAGCAATGATAAGGCTGAGATTGGTGGAGTCTAATCGGTGGAGGGTGGATGAAGTCAAGGTTGAGCACAATCATTTGTTTGATCCTGAAAGAGCACAAAATTCCAAGTCACACAAGAAGATGGACGCAGGGACGAAAAGAAAGGCGGAGCCAGCTGTTGATGTAGAAGTACGGACAATCAAGCTGTATCGGACACCTGTGGTAGATCAAGGAGGTTATGGAAGTTCAATGTCTAATGAAGGAGAAAGCAGCCATCATGTTGACCGGTCCAAGCGCTTGACGCTCAAAGAAGGAGATGCACAGACCATCAATAATTACTTTTCTCAGGCTCAGCTGGGAAACCCTAACTTTTTCTACTTGATGGATCTCACTGATGATGGTTATTTGAGGAATGTCTTCTGGATTGATTCTAGATCTAGGGCTGCTTATGGTTACTTTGGTGACGTTGTTCTATTTGACACAGTTTACTTGTCAAACAACTACGAAATTCCGCTTCTTGCATTTGTTGGATTGAATCATCACAGGCAGTCTCTTTTACTCGGTTGTGGTTTACTTGCGGATGAGTCATTTGATACCTATATTTGGTTATTTAGGGCTTGGCTCACATGTATGTCTGGTCGTCCTCCACAAACTATCATCACAGACAGGTGCAAGACAATGCAGGGAGCGGTTGCAGAGGTGTTTCCCAGGGCTCACCATCATTTTTGTTTGCCATATGTTATGCAAAGCATTCTCCAGAATCTGGGAGGGTTGCATGAATCTGAGGCATTTCAAATGGTACTGAATAGGACAGTCTATGACTCTCTAAAGGTAGATGAATTTGAATTGGCATGGGAGGATATGATCCAACATTTTGGAATTATGGATCATGAATGGCTTCGAGCTTTGTATGAAGAGCGAGAACGGTGGGCTCCAGTTTACTCAAAAGACACATTTTTTGCCGGATTGTCTACTTTTCAGAAAGGTGAGTCAATATATCCCTTTTTTGATGGTTATGTGCATCAGCAGACTAGTTTGAAAGAGTTCTTTGATATGTATGAATTGGTTCTACAAAAGAAAAACCACAAAGAAGCTTGTGATGACTTTGAGTCGAGAAATTCGAGCCCCATGTTGAAAACAAGATGCTCGTATGAGTTACAGCTCTCGAAATTGTACACAAATGAAATATTGAGGAAGTTCCAAGATGAAGTTGTCATGATGTCATCTTGTTTCAGCATAGAACAAGTTCAAGGCAATGGATCATTAGTCACATATACAATTAAAGAACGAGACTGTGATGACAATCTGAGGGATGCTAGGAACTATGAAGTTATGTACGATAAAGCAGGATTCGAGGTTCGTTGCATTTGTAGCTGCTTTAATTTCAAAGGTCACCTGTGTCGGCATGCATTGTGTGTTCTTAACTACAATGGCGTGGAGGAAATCCCATTTCAGTATATTTTATCGCGCTGGAGGAAGGATTTTAATCGATTGTATGTTCCAGACCTTGGTTCCGACACTGTCGACATTAGTAATCCAGTTCAG
- the LOC120010278 gene encoding protein FAR1-RELATED SEQUENCE 8-like isoform X2 produces the protein MDHDLQIEDGDIENDCKQMLNIESNDHESDREGMALVDSQSGESLGKNYHPPAVGMEFESYDDAYNYYNCYAKDLGFAIRVKSSWTKRNSKEKRGAVLCCNCEGFKMIKEANSRRKETRTGCPAMIRLRLVESNRWRVDEVKVEHNHLFDPERAQNSKSHKKMDAGTKRKAEPAVDVEVRTIKLYRTPVVDQGGYGSSMSNEGESSHHVDRSKRLTLKEGDAQTINNYFSQAQLGNPNFFYLMDLTDDGYLRNVFWIDSRSRAAYGYFGDVVLFDTVYLSNNYEIPLLAFVGLNHHRQSLLLGCGLLADESFDTYIWLFRAWLTCMSGRPPQTIITDRCKTMQGAVAEVFPRAHHHFCLPYVMQSILQNLGGLHESEAFQMVLNRTVYDSLKVDEFELAWEDMIQHFGIMDHEWLRALYEERERWAPVYSKDTFFAGLSTFQKGESIYPFFDGYVHQQTSLKEFFDMYELVLQKKNHKEACDDFESRNSSPMLKTRCSYELQLSKLYTNEILRKFQDEVVMMSSCFSIEQVQGNGSLVTYTIKERDCDDNLRDARNYEVMYDKAGFEVRCICSCFNFKGHLCRHALCVLNYNGVEEIPFQYILSRWRKDFNRLYVPDLGSDTVDISNPVQWFDHLYKRAMQAVDEGMISQEHYMVAWQAFKESLNKVRLVVDKHV, from the coding sequence ATGGACCATGATCTTCAAATTGAGGACGGGGACATTGAAAATGACTGCAAGCAGATGCTTAATATTGAAAGCAATGACCATGAAAGTGACAGAGAGGGGATGGCTTTAGTTGATAGCCAAAGTGGGGAATCTCTAGGAAAGAATTACCATCCTCCTGCTGTGGGAATGGAGTTCGAATCATATGATGATGCTTATAACTATTATAATTGCTATGCTAAGGATCTGGGGTTTGCTATTAGGGTAAAATCTTCATGGACAAAACGTAATAGCAAAGAGAAACGAGGTGCAGTACTTTGTTGCAACTGCGAGGGTTTTAAGATGATTAAAGAAGCTAACAGTCGTAGAAAGGAAACAAGAACAGGTTGTCCAGCAATGATAAGGCTGAGATTGGTGGAGTCTAATCGGTGGAGGGTGGATGAAGTCAAGGTTGAGCACAATCATTTGTTTGATCCTGAAAGAGCACAAAATTCCAAGTCACACAAGAAGATGGACGCAGGGACGAAAAGAAAGGCGGAGCCAGCTGTTGATGTAGAAGTACGGACAATCAAGCTGTATCGGACACCTGTGGTAGATCAAGGAGGTTATGGAAGTTCAATGTCTAATGAAGGAGAAAGCAGCCATCATGTTGACCGGTCCAAGCGCTTGACGCTCAAAGAAGGAGATGCACAGACCATCAATAATTACTTTTCTCAGGCTCAGCTGGGAAACCCTAACTTTTTCTACTTGATGGATCTCACTGATGATGGTTATTTGAGGAATGTCTTCTGGATTGATTCTAGATCTAGGGCTGCTTATGGTTACTTTGGTGACGTTGTTCTATTTGACACAGTTTACTTGTCAAACAACTACGAAATTCCGCTTCTTGCATTTGTTGGATTGAATCATCACAGGCAGTCTCTTTTACTCGGTTGTGGTTTACTTGCGGATGAGTCATTTGATACCTATATTTGGTTATTTAGGGCTTGGCTCACATGTATGTCTGGTCGTCCTCCACAAACTATCATCACAGACAGGTGCAAGACAATGCAGGGAGCGGTTGCAGAGGTGTTTCCCAGGGCTCACCATCATTTTTGTTTGCCATATGTTATGCAAAGCATTCTCCAGAATCTGGGAGGGTTGCATGAATCTGAGGCATTTCAAATGGTACTGAATAGGACAGTCTATGACTCTCTAAAGGTAGATGAATTTGAATTGGCATGGGAGGATATGATCCAACATTTTGGAATTATGGATCATGAATGGCTTCGAGCTTTGTATGAAGAGCGAGAACGGTGGGCTCCAGTTTACTCAAAAGACACATTTTTTGCCGGATTGTCTACTTTTCAGAAAGGTGAGTCAATATATCCCTTTTTTGATGGTTATGTGCATCAGCAGACTAGTTTGAAAGAGTTCTTTGATATGTATGAATTGGTTCTACAAAAGAAAAACCACAAAGAAGCTTGTGATGACTTTGAGTCGAGAAATTCGAGCCCCATGTTGAAAACAAGATGCTCGTATGAGTTACAGCTCTCGAAATTGTACACAAATGAAATATTGAGGAAGTTCCAAGATGAAGTTGTCATGATGTCATCTTGTTTCAGCATAGAACAAGTTCAAGGCAATGGATCATTAGTCACATATACAATTAAAGAACGAGACTGTGATGACAATCTGAGGGATGCTAGGAACTATGAAGTTATGTACGATAAAGCAGGATTCGAGGTTCGTTGCATTTGTAGCTGCTTTAATTTCAAAGGTCACCTGTGTCGGCATGCATTGTGTGTTCTTAACTACAATGGCGTGGAGGAAATCCCATTTCAGTATATTTTATCGCGCTGGAGGAAGGATTTTAATCGATTGTATGTTCCAGACCTTGGTTCCGACACTGTCGACATTAGTAATCCAGTTCAG